Proteins encoded together in one Salvelinus namaycush isolate Seneca chromosome 26, SaNama_1.0, whole genome shotgun sequence window:
- the LOC120020907 gene encoding arf-GAP with Rho-GAP domain, ANK repeat and PH domain-containing protein 1-like: MQFERDHSCQSWHSLLKRAVTTKRKQRPSLYQLPPNAIGNVPPAIERCISHITQYGLKVDGLYRRCGLATKVSSLVEALSRSPKTAPLEKDEQGLLDAAGALKQYVRQHVVLIPQTQRELWVKAAAHTEETLRLATYRRLLKKMPPDNRITLNALCGHFYIVQLYSVENRMTAQNLALVFVPTLFQELAMNTNMVRLTMELIIHHTLIFLGKEQESDMESEELITKL, from the exons ATGCAGTTTGAACGAGACCACAGCTGTCAGTCCTGGCACAGCCTACTGAAACGGGCAGTGACCACAAAGAGGAAGCAGCGCCCATCACTGTACCAGCTGCCACCCAACGCCATTGGCAATGTGCCCCCTGCCATTGAGAGGTGTATCTCACACATCACACAATATG GCCTGAAGGTGGATGGGCTGTACCGGCGCTGTGGCTTGGCCACTAAGGTCAGCAGTCTGGTGGAAGCCCTCAGCAGATCACCTAAAACTGCCCCTCTGGAGAAAGATGAACAGGGTCTCCTCGACGCTGCAGGGGCCCTGAAGCAGTATGTCCGCCAGCACGTGGTCCTCATCCCTCAGACACAAAGGGAACTGTGGGTCAAGGCTGCAG CCCACACTGAAGAGACCCTTAGACTGGCTACCTACCGCAGACTCCTGAAGAAGATGCCCCCTGACAACAGAATCACACTCAACGCCCTGTGTGGACACTTCTACAT AGTTCAGCTGTACAGTGTAGAGAACCGTATGACAGCTCAGAACCTGGCGCTGGTGTTTGTCCCAACACTGTTCCAGGAGCTGGCCATGAACACAAACATGGTGCGCCTCACCATGGAACTCATCATACACCACACACTCATCTTCCTG GGTAAAGAACAAGAGTCTGACATGGAGAGTGAAGAACTCATAACAAAATTATAG
- the ik gene encoding protein Red codes for MPERERGERETESFSNPLAPDGHEVEDHRSALQSKLTNEDFRKLLMTPRATPSSAPPSSKSSRHHEMPRDYSEEDDPAARRRKKKSYYAKLRQQEVERERELAEKYRDRARERRDGVNKDYEETELISTTANYRAVGPTAEADNSAAEKRRQMIQESKFLGGDMEHTHLVKGLDFALLQKVRAEITSKEKEEEDMIEKVTKEVKKEIEPEEKIEFKTRLGRNIYRIMFKGRQFERNELFLPGRMAYVVDLEDEYADTDIPTTLIRSKADCPTMEAQTTLTTNDIVISKLTQILSYLRQGTRNKKMKKKEKGGVKIDEKKVPGPEADASIFDDIGDYAPSTSKAIRDKEKERYREKEKEKERDRERERDRERERDRERERDKEEEKRRHSYFEKPRADDDDTMEIETGPGSVKDQIKLINEKFAATPQWPGETAGSRGRKEEKLGDFFGMSNSYAECYPATMDDLAVDSDEEVDYTKMDQGNKKGPLGRWDFDTQDEYSEYMNNKEALPKAAFQYGIKMSEGRKTRRFKETNEKAELDRQWKKISAIIEKRKKAEADGEKPKRPKY; via the exons ATGCCGGAACGAGAACGAGGAGAACGAGAGA CGGAGTCGTTCTCCAACCCTCTGGCGCCGGATGGGCATGAGGTGGAGGACCACCGGTCAGCACTTCA GTCCAAGCTGACAAATGAGGACTTCCGTAAACTTTTGATGACCCCTCGTGCCACGCCTTCGTCAGCTCCCCCATCCTCCAAATCCTCCAGACATCATGA GATGCCCCGGGACTACAGCGAAGAGGATGATCCTGCAGCCCGTAGACGGAAGAAGAAAAG TTATTACGCCAAGCTGCGTCAGCAGGAAGTGGAGAGGGAGCGGGAGCTAGCTGAGAAGTACCGTGACCGTGCCCGGGAGCGTCGTGATGGCGTCAACAAGGACTACGAGGAGACAGAACTCATCAGCACAACAGCCAATTACAGAGCAGTGGGGCCCACAGCCGAGGC GGATAATTCAGCAGCTGAGAAGAGGCGGCAGATGATCCAAGAGTCTAAGTTCTTGGGTGGTGACATGGAACACACTCACTTGGTGAAAGGATTGGATTTTGCCCTTTTGCAGAAG GTGCGTGCTGAGATCACCAgcaaggagaaggaggaggaggatatgaTTGAAAAAGTAACAAAGGAAGTCAA GAAAGAGATTGAACCAGAGGAGAAAATAGAATTCAAGACACGTCTAG GAAGGAATATCTACCGGATCATGTTCAAGGGCCGCCAGTTTGAGAGGAATGAGCTGTTCCTGCCCGGCCGTATGGCATACGTAGTGGACCTGGAGGATGAGTACGCAGACACCGACATCCCCACCACACTGATCCGCAGCAAGGCCGACTGCCCCACCATGGAG GCTCAGACAACTCTCACCACCAACGACATTGTCATCAGCAAGCTGACCCAGATCCTGTCCTACCTGCGACAAGGGACCCGCAacaagaagatgaagaagaaggaAAAAGGAG GGGTGAAAATTGATGAGAAGAAAGTTCCAGGACCAGAGGCAGACGCAAG CATCTTTGATGACATCGGGGACTACGCCCCATCTACCTCCAAGGCCATCCGGGACAAGGAGAAGGAACGCTaccgggagaaggagaaggagaaggagcgggacagagagagggagcgggacagagagagggagcgggacagagagagggagagggacaaggAGGAAGAAAAGAGACGACACAGCTACTTCGAGAAGCCCAGAGCAGATGACGATGATACCATGGAGATTGAGACGG GTCCAGGATCAGTGAAGGACCAGATCAAGTTGATCAATGAGAAGTTTGCAGCAACTCCCCAGTGGCCAGGAGAAAC TGCTGGGTCGCGTGGCCGTAAAGAGGAGAAGCTCGGGGACTTCTTTGGCATGTCCAACAGCTATGCTGAGTGTTACCCAGCTAC tATGGACGACTTGGCTGTGGACAGTGATGAAGAGGTGGACTACACCAAGATGGACCAG GGTAACAAGAAGGGTCCTCTGGGTCGCTGGGACTTTGACACTCAGGATGAATACAGTGAATACATGAACAACAAGGAGGCTCTGCCAAA GGCTGCTTTCCAGTATGGCATCAAGATGTCTGAGGGGAGGAAGACTCGCCGCTTCAAGGAGACCAATGAGAAGGCAGAGCTGGACAGGCAGTGGAAGAAGATCAGTGCT ATCATTGAGAAGAGGAAGAAGGCTGAGGCAGATGG GGAGAAGCCGAAGAGGCCAAAGTATTAA
- the LOC120021504 gene encoding nucleolar and coiled-body phosphoprotein 1-like produces MTSKDPNASNSALLYLIYQHLKENGYQKAANVLKKHVTQMETPGDITSLHDIYTSWTKVSEIGQNPKQEPEVDSTTLKKIKADPSTKEEDVDSKPIDSLPPAPHTPQAADAETPQAATPENEEPVPQDELPSTPVSNGTVETSAPVPAVTPLKPAESSDSDSESKEEIPLTQGATVTPKASSAVPTTTPSKHVDSNSESDSENEIPPSQTVVIPSKASAPSKTPANPTAPSKTPANPTAPSKTPANPTAPSKAESSDSDTSDSEEEVTVKKLTSKAALVKPAKAHPAAPVKPSVVTPSQAKAAPKTPAAEKKAQSSDSDSSDSDTEEEAPKKKPVATPKAKPVAATLVKAEAVKSTPIKKPTNSSDSDNDDTEEEAPVKKSTQTPKAAPVKPAKARPAAPVKPNVVTPSQAKAAPKTPAPKTPAAEKKAQSSDSDSSDSNSEDELFIKEATLIDNKAKACPAAPVKPSVVTPSQAKAAPKTPAAEKKAQSSDSDSSDSDSEEELTVKKSTQTLKAAALKQAKAIPAAPIKPSVVTPSQAKAAPKTPAAEKKAQSSDSDSSDSDTEEEVPKTKPGAAAPVKAVAVKSPEPVKSSKLAITPSKPAESSESDSSEDDISFTQTPVKVIEAAPSKASAPSKTPPTPTAPSKAESSDSDTSDSEEEFTVKKPALTPKAAHVKTAKVRPAASVKPSVVTPSQAKAAPKTPAAGKKAQSSDSDSSDSDSEEEAPVKKTTPASTPSKAKATPKTPAAAAKMETDSSDSSDSEDEAPAKQAPAKPTPSPAKTTPKAPAAAKKADSSDSDESDSEEGKPAKKVTVIAVAKPSTPVQEEDKDSSDSEDEETPLKPESTPSETAVTQTQATPPAGKEGGTEEHSPAEEVEAAPVIPTTEAAAEDNSSDDPTDIEGSPPEVPEVDTPPASGPESAKEEEVPESPQKVLKTDTSEKPKTEDQIVTSTTSEDKSDTPELPSEAPATAAEIRTALEEESKECVDPVIPNSASEDLEPEKVTIETVAETIPTETEEPPTEEPPTDTPTPGSKRKRSKETTDATPKKKKMKKKKKGEVEENGQPAVEEDGGESSLDTKRLELTPSDKVDTTPASESGSTTLVLSAKSLKKRKRKRVKKRRGAKAERESPEEDKKTDFVPKNKKIKKSKKNTAATLTPPTNNQTKETPKTTAAKRPLPPTLEPEELETPKKKKKKKVAEKGSAVKENTTPGIEIKKRKKKAAKAENTVKDSAISTPEPSLTPETPKNKKKKNKLTEKKGKMKTALKTPVKASTGPLPNTEVTKKNKSPKKK; encoded by the exons ATGGAAACACCAGGAGATATCACCTCTTTACATGACATCTACACAAGTTGGACCAA GGTCTCAGAAATCGGACAAAATCCAAAACAAGAGCCTGAAGTGGATTCCACCACCCTGAAGAAGATTAAGGCCGATCCATCAACCAAAGAAGAAGATGTGGACTCAAAACCAATTG ATTCTCTACCTCCTGCCCCCCACACACCCCAGGCTGCGGATGCAGAAACCCCCCAGGCTGCAACCCCAGAGAATGAGGAGCCGGTCCCACAGGATGAG TTGCCATCTACTCCAGTCAGTAACGGGACAGTGGAAACATCAGCCCCTGTACCAGCGGTCACCCCTTTAAAACCAGCAGAGAGCTCAGACAGTGACTCTGAGAGCAAGGAGGAGATTCCCCTCACACAG gGAGCTACTGTCACCCCAAAGGCCTCTTCAGCTGTCCCTACCACCACGCCCTCAAAACATGTAGACAGTAACAGCGAATCAGACAGTGAGAATGAGATTCCTCCATCACAG ACTGTTGTCATTCCCAGTAAGGCCTCAGCTCCCAGTAAGACTCCAGCCAACCCCACAGCTCCCAGTAAGACTCCAGCCAACCCCACAGCTCCCAGTAAGACTCCAGCCAACCCTACAGCTCCCAGTAAAGCAGAGAGTTCAGACAGTGACACCTCAGACAGTGAAGAGGAGGTTACTGTCAAG AAACTAACATCTAAAGCTGCTCTTGTGAAACCAGCCAAGGCGCACCCAGCAGCCCCAGTGAAGCCCAGTGTAGTCACCCCCAGTCAGGCTAAAGCTGCTCCCAAGACTCCTGCTGCAGAGAAGAAAGCACAGAGCTCTGACAGTGACAGCTCGGACTCAGACACTGAGGAGGAGGCTCCTAAAAAG AAACCTGTGGCGACACCCAAAGCCAAGCCTGTGGCTGCAACTCTGGTCAAGGCAGAAGCAGTGAAATCCACCCCTATTAAAAAACCAACAAACAGCTCAGACAGTGACAATGATGACACTGAGGAGGAGGCTCCTGTAAAG AAATCAACACAGACACCGAAAGCTGCTCCTGTGAAACCAGCCAAGGCGCGCCCAGCAGCACCAGTGAAGCCCAATGTAGTCACCCCCAGTCAGGCTAAAGCTGCTCCCAAGACTCCTGCTCCCAAGACTCCTGCTGCAGAGAAGAAAGCACAGAGCTCTGACAGCGACAGCTCCGACTCAAACAGTGAAGATGAGTTATTTATAAAG gaagcaacactgattgacaataaagcCAAGGCGTGCCCAGCAGCCCCAGTGAAGCCCAGTGTAGTCACCCCCAGTCAGGCTAAAGCTGCTCCCAAGACTCCTGCTGCAGAGAAGAAAGCACAGAGCTCTGACAGCGACAGCTCGGACTCAGACAGTGAGGAGGAGTTAACTGTAAAG AAATCAACACAGACCCTGAAAGCTGCTGCTTTGAAACAAGCCAAGGCGATCCCAGCAGCCCCAATAAAGCCCAGTGTAGTCACCCCCAGTCAGGCTAAAGCTGCTCCCAAGACTCCTGCTGCAGAGAAGAAAGCACAGAGCTCTGACAGTGACAGCTCAGACTCAGACACTGAGGAAGAGGTTCCTAAG ACCAAGCCGGGGGCAGCTGCTCCAGTCAAGGCTGTAGCAGTGAAATCACCAGAACCAGTGAAGTCCAGCAAACTAGCTATCACTCCCTCAAAACCAGCAGAGAGCTCAGAGAGTGACAGCAGTGAGGATGACATTTCTTTCACACAG ACTCCTGTTAAAGTCATAGAGGCAGCTCCCAGTAAGGCCTCAGCTCCCAGTAAGACTCCACCCACCCCTACAGCTCCCAGTAAAGCAGAGAGTTCAGACAGTGACACCTCAGACAGTGAAGAGGAGTTTACTGTCAAG AAACCTGCACTGACACCCAAAGCTGCTCATGTGAAAACAGCCAAGGTGCGCCCAGCAGCCTCAGTGAAACCCAGTGTAGTCACCCCCAGTCAGGCTAAAGCTGCTCCCAAGACTCCTGCTGCAGGGAAGAAAGCACAGAGCTCTGACAGTGACAGCTCAGACTCAGACAGTGAGGAGGAGGCTCCTGTAAAG AAAACCACCCCAGCCTCAACCCCAAGCAAGGCCAAAGCCACTCCTAAGACCCCAGCTGCAGCTGCTAAGATGGAGACTGACAGCTCCGACTCCTCTGACAGTGAGGATGAGGCTCCAGCCAAGCAGGCCCCTGCCAAGCCCACCCCCAGCCCGGCTAAAACCACACCCAAGGCCCCTGCTGCAGCTAAGAAGGCCGACAGCTCGGACAGTGATGAGTCTGACTCTGAGGAGGGCAAGCCAGCTAAA AAGGTCACTGTTATCGCCGTAGCCAAACCTTCAACTCcagtacaggaggaggacaaagATTCCTCAGACAGTGAGGATGAAGAAACACCATTG AAACCAGAATCCACACCATCTGAGACAGCTGTCACTCAAACCCAGGCAACGCCTCCTGCTGGCAAGGAGGGAGGTACAGAGGAACACAGTCCAGCAGAG GAAGTTGAAGCTGCTCCAGTCATACCTACAACTGAAGCAGCAGCTGAGGACAACAGCAGTGATGATCCAACCGATATTGAAGGATCTCCTCCTGAAG TCCCTGAGGTGGACACACCCCCTGCCTCTGGGCCAGAGAGTGCAAAGGAGGAGGAGGTCCCAGAGAGTCCCCAGAAGGTCCTAAAGACAGACACTTCAGAGAAGCCCAAGACAGAGGATCAGATAGTGACCTCTACAACATCAGAGGACAAGAGTGACACCCCTGAACTCCCGTCAGAAGCCCCTGCTACGG CTGCTGAGATCAGAACTGCTTTAGAAGAGGAATCAAAGGAGTGTGTTGACCCAGTTATCCCCAATTCAGCATCTGAAGACTTGGAG CCTGAAAAAGTGACCATTGAGACAGTTGCTGAGACAATCCCCACAGAGACAGAGGAACCACCCACAGAGGAACCACCCACTGATACCCCAACACCTGGatcaaagaggaagaggagtaAAGAGACAACGGACGCAACtcccaagaagaagaagatgaagaagaagaagaagggggaGGTTGAAGAGAATGGGCAGCCTGCAGTAGAGGAGGATGGTGGTGAGTCCAGTCTGGACACAAAGCGGTTGGAGCTGACTCCATCAG ACAAGGTGGATACCACCCCGGCTTCAGAGTCTGGCTCCACCACTCTTGTTCTGTCAGCAAAGTCCCTCAAGAAAAGGAAAAGAAAGAGGGTGAAGAAAAGAAGAGGGGCGAAGGCCGAGAGGGAGTCACCGGAAGAGGACAAAAAAACAGACTTCgtcccaaaaaataaaaaaataaaaaagagcaaGAAAAACACAGCAGCCACCCTGACACCACCAACCAACAACCAGACCAAGGAAACTCCAAAGACCACAGCTGCTAAGAGGCCTCTTCCTCCCACCCTTGAGCCGGAAGAGCTAGAGACtcccaaaaagaagaagaagaagaaagtcGCAGAGAAAGGGAGCGCTGTGAAGGAAAATACAACTCCAGGCATTGAAataaagaagagaaagaagaagGCTGCTAAAGCTGAAAACACTGTGAAAGACTCTGCAATCTCAACTCCTGAACCGAGCCTTACACCAGAGACCCCAAAAAACAAAAAGA AGAAAAACAAGCTGACAGAGAAAAAGGGGAAAATGAAAACTGCATTGAAAACACCGGTAAAAGCCTCAACAGGACCTTTGCCTAACACAGAAGTGACTAAG AAAAATAAGTCCCCCAAAAAGAAGTAA
- the LOC120021506 gene encoding NADH dehydrogenase [ubiquinone] 1 alpha subcomplex subunit 2-like — translation MAASIVRGIGSNLAKNLREIRLHLCQTSPASQGARDFVEQHYVELKKANPTFPILIRECSGVQPKLWARSDFGKESSVALDNMNADQVAKVLETVVTS, via the exons ATGGCCGCTTCCATAGTAAGAGGTATTGGCTCTAACCTTGCTAAAAACCTTCGAGAGATTCGTCTACATTTGTGCCAGACATCGCCTGCGAGTCAAGGAGCAAG GGATTTTGTGGAACAGCACTATGTGGAACTGAAGAAGGCAAACCCCACATTCCCCATCCTCATCAGGGAGTGCTCAGGTGTTCAGCCTAAGCTTTGGGCAAGATCTG ATTTTGGTAAGGAGAGCAGTGTGGCCCTTGACAACATGAATGCTGACCAAGTGGCTAAGGTGCTGGAGACAGTTGTGACATCATAA
- the LOC120021108 gene encoding arf-GAP with Rho-GAP domain, ANK repeat and PH domain-containing protein 1-like codes for MTCVIGCYDIIPPPCVLQRLCEVVCGPNVPETMSLLCSGARVLCHSGDSQCPTPISLAERAGQAMQTELLRHNEYTDAPAYVHQVPSRDSATSDPPSAAGEEELHGKLEEDRFLFSQENDSAACDVLDLREVVSIFHSSNGSTHEFEMVTLTDQLVCYADTEEDLLNHLLHILRVVLPGPIDEEELDGVFAVSRVSLREGGGLQHTEVWAVLRGGQVLVYPTDQQRHRERLTLNPETQYKIDSSENTIELVTGERSALQEHCVITSCIPSYLMS; via the exons ATGACATGTGTTATTGGTTGTTACGACATCATCCCCCCACCCTGTGTCCTCCAGAGGCTGTGTGAGGTGGTGTGTGGCCCTAATGTCCCAGAGACCATGTCATTGCTGTGCTCGGGGGCCCGGGTCCTGTGCCACTCAGGGGACTCTCAGTGCCCCACGCCCATTTCCCTGGCAGAGCGGGCTGGACAGGCCATGCAGACGGAGCTGCTCAGACACAACGAGTACACAG ATGCCCCTGCCTATGTTCATCAGGTGCCCAGCAGAGACTCTGCGACCTCTGACCCTCCTTCTGCTGCAG GAGAGGAGGAGCTCCATGGGAAGTTGGAGGAGGACCGCTTCTTGTTCTCCCAGGAGAATGACTCTGCAGCCTGTGATGTTCTGGACCTGAGGGAGGTCGTCTCCATTTTCCACAGCTCCAACGG ATCGACTCATGAGTTTGAAATGGTGACTCTGACGGACCAGTTGGTGTGCTATGCTGACACCGAAGAGGATCTACTGAATCACCTGCTTCATATTCTCAGG GTGGTGTTGCCCGGGCCCATAGATGAGGAGGAGCTGGACGGGGTGTTTGCTGTGTCCCGGGTGTctctgagggagggaggaggcctGCAGCACACTGAGGTCTGGGCAGTGCTCCGTGGAGGTCAGGTCCTCGTCTATCCTACTGACCAGCAGCGCCACAGAGAGAGGCTAACACTCAACCCTGAGACTCAATACA AGATAGATTCCTCTGAGAACACCATAGAGCTGGTCACTGGAGAGAGGTCAGCACTACAGGAACACTGTGTTATAACAAGTTGCATTCCATCGTACTTGATGTCATAG